From Streptomyces sp. NBC_01754, a single genomic window includes:
- a CDS encoding aldo/keto reductase, whose amino-acid sequence MYLPSADRYTAMPYRRTGRSGLLLPALSLGLWHNFGGDRTPESQRQILRRAFDLGITHFDLANNYGPPPGSAELTMGRALKTDFAHLRDEIVVSTKAGYRMWEGPYGEWGSRKYLRASLDQSLRRLGLDHVDIFYSHRPDPDTPLEETMGALDTAVRQGKALYAGISNYSAEQTREAARILNELGTPLLIHQPRYSMLDRWVEDGLLDTLDELGTGSVAYSPLEQGLLSDRYLRGIPEGSRAAGDSPFLSAEAVTPELVDRLRALDGIARERGQSLAQMALAWVLRGGRVTSAVVGASSVRQLENSVEAVARLEFDEAELARIEELVKGAGRP is encoded by the coding sequence ATGTACCTTCCGTCCGCCGACCGCTACACCGCCATGCCCTACCGGCGCACCGGACGCAGCGGCCTGCTGCTGCCCGCGCTGTCCCTCGGGCTGTGGCACAACTTCGGAGGCGACCGGACGCCCGAGAGCCAACGGCAGATCCTGCGCAGGGCCTTCGACCTGGGTATCACCCACTTCGACCTCGCCAACAACTACGGACCGCCGCCCGGCTCCGCCGAACTGACCATGGGCCGCGCCCTGAAGACGGACTTCGCCCACCTGCGCGACGAGATCGTTGTCTCCACCAAGGCCGGCTACCGGATGTGGGAGGGCCCGTACGGGGAGTGGGGCTCCCGCAAGTACCTGCGCGCCTCCCTGGACCAGAGCCTGCGGCGGCTCGGCCTCGACCACGTCGACATCTTCTACTCGCACCGCCCCGACCCCGACACCCCGCTCGAGGAGACGATGGGCGCGCTGGACACCGCGGTGCGCCAGGGCAAGGCGCTGTACGCCGGTATCTCCAACTACTCCGCCGAGCAGACCCGCGAGGCCGCCCGGATCCTGAACGAACTGGGCACGCCCCTCCTCATCCACCAGCCCCGCTACTCGATGCTGGACCGCTGGGTGGAGGACGGGCTGCTGGACACCCTGGACGAGCTCGGCACCGGATCCGTCGCCTACTCGCCCCTGGAGCAGGGCCTGCTCTCCGACCGCTATCTGCGGGGCATCCCGGAGGGCTCACGCGCGGCGGGTGACAGTCCCTTCCTGTCCGCGGAGGCCGTCACCCCGGAGCTGGTGGACCGGCTCCGGGCCCTGGACGGGATCGCGCGGGAGCGCGGGCAGTCCCTGGCGCAGATGGCCCTGGCCTGGGTGCTGCGCGGCGGCCGGGTCACCTCGGCGGTCGTCGGCGCGAGCAGCGTCAGGCAGTTGGAGAACAGCGTCGAGGCCGTCGCGCGCCTGGAGTTCGACGAGGCGGAACTCGCCCGCATCGAGGAGCTGGTGAAGGGCGCGGGCCGCCCCTGA
- a CDS encoding M20/M25/M40 family metallo-hydrolase has protein sequence MAEATVPSGPVVDDRALDESVTFTSELIRIDTTNNGDGSCRERPAAEYVAERLADTGLEPLLLERTPGRTNVVARIPGTDPSADALLVHGHLDVVPAEPADWSVHPFSGEIRDGVVWGRGAVDMKNMDAMVLAVVRAWARAGVRPRRDIVLAYTADEEASADDGSGFLADRHAGLFEGCTEGISESGAFTFHAGPGMSLYPIAAGERGTAWLKLSADGRAGHGSKVNKANAVSRLAAAVARIGAHEWPVRLTPTVRAALTEIAALHHIRVDLDAPGFDVDELLGKLGPAAELVAPTVRNSSNPTMLEAGYKVNVIPGRATAHIDGRMLPGGEEEFRETLDRLTGPDVDWEFDHREIPLQAPVDSPTYAKMRAAVELFDPGAHVVPYCMSGGTDAKQFSRLGITGYGFSPLKLPVGFDYQALFHGVDERVPVDALHFGVRVLDHFLRSA, from the coding sequence ATGGCTGAGGCGACGGTCCCGTCCGGACCCGTGGTCGACGACCGGGCTCTCGACGAGTCCGTCACGTTCACCTCGGAACTCATCCGGATCGACACCACCAACAACGGTGACGGCAGCTGCCGGGAGCGCCCGGCCGCCGAGTACGTCGCGGAGCGGCTGGCCGACACCGGTCTGGAACCGCTCCTGCTGGAGCGCACGCCCGGCCGGACCAACGTGGTCGCCCGGATCCCGGGCACCGACCCGTCCGCCGACGCCCTGCTCGTCCACGGACACCTCGACGTGGTGCCCGCCGAACCCGCCGACTGGAGCGTCCACCCGTTCTCCGGGGAGATCCGCGACGGTGTCGTGTGGGGGCGCGGCGCCGTCGACATGAAGAACATGGACGCGATGGTCCTGGCCGTCGTCCGGGCCTGGGCCCGCGCCGGCGTCCGCCCGCGCCGCGACATCGTCCTGGCCTACACGGCCGACGAGGAGGCCAGCGCCGACGACGGTTCCGGCTTCCTGGCCGACCGGCACGCCGGGCTCTTCGAGGGCTGCACCGAAGGCATCAGCGAGTCCGGCGCCTTCACCTTCCACGCGGGCCCCGGGATGTCGCTCTACCCCATCGCGGCGGGGGAGCGCGGCACGGCCTGGCTGAAGCTGTCCGCCGACGGCAGGGCGGGCCACGGCTCCAAGGTCAACAAGGCCAACGCGGTGAGCAGGCTGGCCGCCGCCGTCGCCCGCATCGGGGCGCACGAGTGGCCGGTGCGGCTCACCCCCACCGTGCGGGCCGCGCTCACCGAGATCGCCGCGCTCCACCACATACGCGTCGACCTGGACGCGCCCGGCTTCGACGTGGACGAACTGCTGGGCAAGCTCGGCCCGGCCGCGGAACTCGTCGCGCCGACCGTCCGCAACAGCAGCAACCCGACGATGCTGGAGGCCGGCTACAAGGTCAACGTGATCCCCGGCCGGGCCACCGCCCACATCGACGGGCGGATGCTGCCCGGCGGTGAGGAGGAGTTCCGCGAGACGCTGGACCGGCTGACCGGACCGGACGTCGACTGGGAGTTCGACCACCGGGAGATCCCTCTCCAGGCTCCGGTGGACTCACCGACCTACGCGAAGATGCGGGCCGCCGTCGAACTCTTCGACCCGGGCGCCCACGTCGTGCCCTACTGCATGTCGGGCGGCACGGACGCCAAGCAGTTCTCCCGTCTCGGGATCACCGGCTACGGCTTCTCGCCGCTGAAGCTGCCCGTCGGCTTCGACTACCAGGCGCTGTTCCACGGCGTCGACGAGCGGGTCCCCGTCGACGCCCTGCACTTCGGCGTCCGGGTCCTGGACCACTTCCTGCGCAGCGCCTGA
- a CDS encoding M55 family metallopeptidase, producing the protein MKILVSADMEGATGVTWPADVLPGTPQWERCRSLFTSDVNAAALGFFDGGADEVLVNEAHWTMRNLLLERLDDRVQMLTGKHKSLSMVEGIQHGDVDAVAFIGYHTGAGAEGVLAHTYLANSITGVWLNGVRASEGLLNAHVAAEYGVPVVLVTGDDLTCVDAGLYAPEARKVAVKDYVSRYAAVCRTPARTAADIRAAAKEATVLAGRLTPVAGGSFTVELEFDAEHLAAAATVVPGVAPSGERRVSYTSATMYEGIRTFKAVTTIVSAAVEEQYG; encoded by the coding sequence GTGAAAATCCTCGTCAGCGCCGACATGGAGGGCGCGACCGGAGTGACCTGGCCGGCCGATGTGCTGCCCGGCACCCCCCAGTGGGAACGGTGCCGTTCCCTGTTCACCTCCGACGTGAACGCCGCGGCCCTGGGCTTCTTCGACGGCGGCGCCGACGAGGTCCTCGTCAACGAGGCCCACTGGACGATGCGCAACCTGCTGCTGGAGCGGCTCGACGACCGCGTCCAGATGCTCACGGGAAAGCACAAGTCCCTCTCCATGGTCGAAGGCATCCAGCACGGTGACGTCGACGCCGTGGCGTTCATCGGCTACCACACCGGCGCGGGCGCGGAGGGGGTGCTGGCCCACACCTACCTCGCCAACTCCATCACCGGTGTCTGGCTGAACGGCGTCCGCGCCAGCGAGGGCCTGCTGAACGCGCACGTGGCGGCGGAGTACGGTGTCCCGGTCGTCCTGGTCACCGGCGACGACCTGACCTGCGTGGACGCCGGCCTCTACGCCCCGGAGGCCCGGAAGGTCGCGGTGAAGGACTACGTCTCCCGCTACGCCGCCGTGTGCCGCACCCCGGCACGCACCGCGGCCGACATCCGGGCCGCGGCCAAGGAGGCCACCGTGCTCGCCGGTCGCCTGACGCCGGTGGCGGGGGGCTCCTTCACGGTGGAGCTCGAGTTCGACGCCGAGCATCTGGCGGCGGCCGCGACGGTGGTTCCCGGCGTGGCGCCGAGCGGTGAGCGGCGCGTCTCCTACACCAGCGCGACGATGTACGAAGGAATCCGCACGTTCAAGGCGGTGACGACGATCGTGTCGGCCGCCGTGGAGGAGCAGTATGGCTGA
- a CDS encoding LysR family transcriptional regulator: protein MELRQLEHFVAVAEERHFTRAAERLAVSQSGLSASVRALEHELRTPLFSRTTRTVRLTEAGQALLVEAERTLAGARAARDAVDAVRGLLRGTLTLGVEQCVAGVSPARLLAAFRREHPQMEIRLRQEGTSSLLEGVAGGRLDLAFAATVSPPEWRGELLPLARERMVVLCEPGHRFGGGAPVEWAGLRGESFIDFHPDWGPRRAADEAFAVAGVRRTVALEVNDVHSLLELVHEGLGIAVVPHHFSRKPEARGLAVAEFAGAPRPGYESVVVLPPTRSLSPGAKALMGLVRQEALR from the coding sequence ATGGAACTGCGCCAGCTGGAGCACTTCGTCGCCGTCGCCGAGGAGCGGCACTTCACCCGCGCGGCCGAGCGGCTCGCCGTCTCCCAGTCCGGGCTCTCCGCGTCGGTGCGGGCCCTGGAGCACGAGCTGCGGACGCCCCTCTTCAGCCGCACCACGCGCACGGTGCGGCTGACGGAGGCGGGGCAGGCACTGCTCGTGGAGGCGGAGCGCACCCTGGCGGGGGCACGGGCGGCACGGGACGCGGTCGACGCCGTACGGGGGCTGCTGCGCGGCACGCTGACGCTGGGGGTCGAGCAGTGCGTGGCCGGGGTCAGCCCGGCCCGGCTGCTGGCGGCCTTCCGCCGGGAGCACCCGCAGATGGAGATCCGGCTGCGCCAGGAGGGCACGTCCAGCCTGCTGGAGGGGGTGGCGGGCGGGCGGCTGGACCTGGCCTTCGCGGCCACCGTCAGCCCTCCGGAGTGGCGGGGTGAACTGCTGCCGCTCGCGCGGGAGCGGATGGTGGTGCTGTGCGAGCCGGGGCACCGGTTCGGGGGCGGGGCGCCGGTGGAGTGGGCCGGGCTGCGCGGCGAGTCCTTCATCGACTTCCACCCGGACTGGGGGCCGCGGCGGGCGGCCGACGAGGCGTTCGCCGTCGCGGGCGTACGGCGCACGGTGGCGCTGGAGGTCAACGACGTACACAGCCTGCTGGAGCTGGTGCACGAGGGGCTCGGCATCGCCGTGGTGCCGCACCACTTCTCCCGTAAGCCGGAGGCGCGCGGGCTGGCGGTGGCGGAGTTCGCCGGTGCGCCGCGGCCCGGCTACGAGAGCGTGGTGGTGCTTCCGCCGACGCGGAGTCTGAGCCCGGGGGCCAAGGCGCTGATGGGGTTGGTCCGCCAGGAGGCGCTGCGCTGA